A genomic window from Etheostoma spectabile isolate EspeVRDwgs_2016 chromosome 13, UIUC_Espe_1.0, whole genome shotgun sequence includes:
- the slc25a14 gene encoding brain mitochondrial carrier protein 1 isoform X2 has protein sequence MVNLNWKPFIYGGMASIVAEFGTFPIDLTKTRLQVQGQCQYTEVRYRGMFHALFKIGKEEGIRALYSGISPALLRQASYGTIKIGTYNSLKRLFVTHPEDETMVINVFCGVVSGVLSSSLANPTDVLKIRMQAQGSLLQGSMMSNFINIYQTEGTRGLWRGVIPTAQRAAIVVGVELPVYDITKKHLLRSGVMGDTILTHFISSFTCGLAGALASNPVDVVRTRMMNQRVLSGAPMYKGTLDGLMQTWKNEGFFALYKGFWPNWLRLGPWNIIFFITFEQLKKLPF, from the exons ATGGTCAACTTGAACTGGAAGCCGTTCATCTACGGAGGGATGGCCTCGATTGTCGCAGAATTCG GGACATTTCCCATTGACCTGACTAAGACGCGACTACAGGTCCAGGGTCAGTGCCAGTACACGGAGGTGCGCTACAGGGGCATGTTCCACGCCCTCTTCAAGATCGGCAAGGAGGAGGGCATCCGAGCGCTCTATTCTGG GATTTCTCCTGCTCTGTTGAGACAAGCTTCTTATGGGACAATCAAGATAGGAACCTACAACTCTCTGAAGAGGCTGTTTGTTACCCATCCAGAAG ACGAGACCATGGTCATCAACGTCTTCTGTGGTGTCGTCTCTGGAGTCCTGTCCTCTTCCCTAGCCAACCCCACTGATGTCCTCAAG atCAGAATGCAGGCGCAAGGCAGTCTGCTCCAAGGCAGCATGATGTCCAACTTCATCAACATCTACCAGACAGAGGGCACCAGAGGGCTGTGGAGA GGTGTCATCCCCACAGCGCAGCGAGCAGCCATTGTCGTCGGAGTGGAACTTCCTGTCTATGACATAACGAAGAAGCATCTCCTTCGCTCTGGCGTCATGGGAGACAccattttgacacattttat TTCAAGTTTCACGTGTGGCCTGGCGGGGGCGCTGGCCTCTAACCCTGTGGACGTTGTCCGGACCCGTATGATGAACCAGCGAGTTTTGTCAGGAGCCCCCATGTATAAAGGAACACTCGACGGACTGATGCAGACGTGGAAGAATGAGGGCTTCTTCGCTCTCTATAAGGGATTCTGGCCTAACTGGCTTCGGCTCGGGCCTTGGAACATCATT TTCTTCATCACCTTCGAGCAGCTGAAGAAGCTCCCGTTTTAA
- the slc25a14 gene encoding brain mitochondrial carrier protein 1 isoform X1: MFIAMLYCLRSQHCVDLCLGGLLLFLAGLQQVEAAASAEMVNLNWKPFIYGGMASIVAEFGTFPIDLTKTRLQVQGQCQYTEVRYRGMFHALFKIGKEEGIRALYSGISPALLRQASYGTIKIGTYNSLKRLFVTHPEDETMVINVFCGVVSGVLSSSLANPTDVLKIRMQAQGSLLQGSMMSNFINIYQTEGTRGLWRGVIPTAQRAAIVVGVELPVYDITKKHLLRSGVMGDTILTHFISSFTCGLAGALASNPVDVVRTRMMNQRVLSGAPMYKGTLDGLMQTWKNEGFFALYKGFWPNWLRLGPWNIIFFITFEQLKKLPF; this comes from the exons ATGTTTATCGCCATGTTGTATTGTCTGAGGTCGCAGCACTGCGTTGACCTCTGTCTGGGCGGCCTATTGTTGTTTCTAGCGGGGCTGCAGCAGGTGGAAGCAGCCGCCTCCGCGGAGATGGTCAACTTGAACTGGAAGCCGTTCATCTACGGAGGGATGGCCTCGATTGTCGCAGAATTCG GGACATTTCCCATTGACCTGACTAAGACGCGACTACAGGTCCAGGGTCAGTGCCAGTACACGGAGGTGCGCTACAGGGGCATGTTCCACGCCCTCTTCAAGATCGGCAAGGAGGAGGGCATCCGAGCGCTCTATTCTGG GATTTCTCCTGCTCTGTTGAGACAAGCTTCTTATGGGACAATCAAGATAGGAACCTACAACTCTCTGAAGAGGCTGTTTGTTACCCATCCAGAAG ACGAGACCATGGTCATCAACGTCTTCTGTGGTGTCGTCTCTGGAGTCCTGTCCTCTTCCCTAGCCAACCCCACTGATGTCCTCAAG atCAGAATGCAGGCGCAAGGCAGTCTGCTCCAAGGCAGCATGATGTCCAACTTCATCAACATCTACCAGACAGAGGGCACCAGAGGGCTGTGGAGA GGTGTCATCCCCACAGCGCAGCGAGCAGCCATTGTCGTCGGAGTGGAACTTCCTGTCTATGACATAACGAAGAAGCATCTCCTTCGCTCTGGCGTCATGGGAGACAccattttgacacattttat TTCAAGTTTCACGTGTGGCCTGGCGGGGGCGCTGGCCTCTAACCCTGTGGACGTTGTCCGGACCCGTATGATGAACCAGCGAGTTTTGTCAGGAGCCCCCATGTATAAAGGAACACTCGACGGACTGATGCAGACGTGGAAGAATGAGGGCTTCTTCGCTCTCTATAAGGGATTCTGGCCTAACTGGCTTCGGCTCGGGCCTTGGAACATCATT TTCTTCATCACCTTCGAGCAGCTGAAGAAGCTCCCGTTTTAA